A region of the Desertifilum tharense IPPAS B-1220 genome:
GGCGTTTTTCTCGGCATTCTGATTTATGGAACCGATACGCGCGCGCATTTAATTCAGCTTGGAGCCTCGGTGGTTATTTCTCTAGGGATTTTGTTGCTCATGCTTCAGGATGCCTGGACGCATAGCTCTAATCAAAAGTTAATTCGTCAGGTTTATATTCAAAGTGGGGTTCTAACCTATCTGCGAAACCTGGCGGCGTTGATTTTTACCCTCAGTTTTGGCTTTTTAATTGATGATTATCTGCCCAATTTCTTGAAATGGGGATGGGCGAGTTTAATTTTTCCCAATGCAGGAGAAATTTTTGGCAATCCCTTTTTGTTGTTGGATCGAGCCACGTCTGTAGTCAATCCCGCTCAAGAAATTAGCTTAGTGTTATCTTCGGTGTTAATTATTATCCTATGGATGTTTTTTATTGTTGGAATTCCGTTTTTTACACAAACTGAAGAAAAACTATTTCGTAAAGGGGTAGAAACTTGGATTGGCATGACCATTAATTCGATTAAATTCGGGTTAATACACCTGATCCTAGGCATACCGCTTTATTGGGCTTTGGTTTGGTCAATTCCCGGTTTTATTTTCGCCTGCCGTTATAAATATGCCTATTACCAGCATTTGCGAAAATCGGGAGATGAAACGGAATCTCAGGCGGCGGGCGTGTTCGCCAGTACGACCGATCATTCAGTCTATAATGCACTATTTGTCACAGTTGCTGCCGTGGTGATGTTGCTGGCACAGTAGCTGATGGCAATCTGCAAAGGGTTTCTAACGAGAACAGATGCAATTAATGATACACAAAAAGCGATAGACGCGAGCTTCAATCCTTTTGTTCTAAGAGCGTGACGATTGTTCGGATCAAGACTTCTGGTTCTACAGGTTTAGCAATGTGTTGTTGAAAGCCTACCGCCATTGCCTGTTGAGCATCACTTTCTCCAGCATAGGCAGTTAGCGCGATCGCCTGAACTTGCCCTCCTTGCTCCGGGGGTAAAGCCCGAATTTGGCGCATTAACATATAGCCATCTATATCAGGCATCCCAATATCACTCACCAGTATATTCGGCTGGGAATGGCTTAACGCGGCGATCGCTTCGCTTGCAGAACTCACCGCAGTAACTGTTGCTCCTGCTTGTTCCAAGGCAAACGTGATGAAATCCCGCGTATCCGTTTCATCATCAACAATTAGGATTTGAACGCCGTTTAAATTCAGAGATTGTCGCCACAACTGAGCATCTTGATTGACTTTTGGTGGCGCAGATATCAGGGGAAGACGAAGAGTAAACGTAGCTCCCAACCCTTCTCCAGCACTATCAGCTTGAATAGTGCCACCGTGCAATTCTACCAAGTGACGCACGATCGCCAGCCCTAACCCTAATCCGCCAAACCTGCGAGTCGTCGCGCTATCGGCTTGGCGAAAGTAATCGAAGACATGGGGAAGAAAGTCAGGGGAAATACCTCTGCCCGTGTCGCTGACAACGATCTGAGCTTGAGTGTCAACTTGCTCCAAGCGTACCGTAACCCGTCCGCCATTGGGCGTAAATTTAACGGCATTAGAGAGTAAATTCCACACCCCTTGCTGTAAACGGGTGGCGTCGCCTAAAACCAGCCCCACTTCGGGTTCTAGCCTTGTCTCTATCTCAATCGATTTGGCTTCTGCTGCCAGTCGCACAGTTTCAATCGCCGCTGAAATAGTAGAGGCTAGATTAACTGAGTGGGAAGTCAGACTCAGCTTACCCTGTAGGATTCGAGAAACATCCAGCAAGTCTTCAATCAACTCAGATTGCAACTTGGCGTTACGTTCAATGGTTGCGAGTGCCTGCTTGGTTCTTGCCTCGTCTAGCCTGCCACTCTGTAGGAGCTTTGCCCAACCGAGAATTGGATTTAGGGGCGATCGCAACTCGTGAGATAGCACGGCTAAAAACTCATCTTTAATGCGATTAGCTCGTTCTGCCTCTTCTCGTGCCGCTTTTTCTTGTATCAACAAGCGCGTGCGTTCGGCTTCGAGTTGTTTGAGTTCAGTAATATCAGTGGAAGTGCCATACCATTTGCGAATTTGACCGTATTCGTCTTTGATGGGTGTGGCGCGGGCGAGAAAGTAGCGATAGCTGCCGTCGGGCTGAATGAAACGAAATTGCGATTGGTAGGACGATCGCGTTTCTAAAGCCTGGGCAAAGTCGGCTTGCAGTTGCTGGCTATCTTCAAGCGGAATCATCCGTTCCATTAAGGTGCGATCGCGGCTTTGTTCTAAATCCAAGCCGGTATACTCAATCCAGCGATCGTTGATGAATTCTAAAAAACCGTCAGCTCTAGAAATCCAGACGATTTGGGGCATTGCATTCGCCAGGTGGCGTAGTTCCGCCTCGCTCTGGTGCAATTCATCAATAGCACGAGTATGTTCGATCAACGACCAAAGACGGGTGACAAACTCCTTGAGTAATGCCACTTCATCGGCTTGCCAGTTACGAGTGGTTTTGCTGTGGGCGGCAAGGGTTGCAACCCAGTTTCCTTCATAGACGCAGGGAACCGCAATAAAGGCATGAATGCCAAGGGACAGTAAATTGTCAGCAAAAGGGGCGGTATGGGGATAGGTTGTTACATCTGCGGCAACGGCAAGCTGTCCTTGGCGAAAGAGATCGACCAGATCGGGCAGCATCATATCCGAGATTTGATAAATTCCCACTAAGCTGGGCAAATCCTGTTTGCACCAATCTTGCTCAACCATTACCACGCCTTGGCTCCAGTAGATTCTGTCCCACTGACAGCGATCCACATTCAGATGCTCGCCCAGCATGGCGATCGCCTCTCCTGCCATTGCCTTAGCCGAAGACAGTTGACGCAATCGTCGATCGAGTTGATTGAGAAACTGAGCGTTCAGTTCAGTCCGTTTGCGATCGGTAATATCTCGCTGCGTGCCCCAAGCCCTCACCAGCTTGCCATCTTCAACAATTCCAATCAAGTTATTCAAAAAAATCTTGGGATTACCCTGGCAATCCACTTCATAAGATTCTGCATCCGCCAACCGATAGTCCGCTCGAATAAACGCCCGCAAATACTCCAGGTTACGCGGGTTAGATGGTAGCAAGAAATCAATGAGCCTCATCCCAATCAAGTCCCCAACAGAGGCAACACCGTACATCTGCGCCACAAGCTGATTGCACTCTGCTAAATAGGCGTATTGATAGAGATGTTGAATCTGCTCCTCCTCAGAATCGCCAATAGACAAGGGAGGCTCAACTTCAAAGCGCCAAATTCCTTCTGAACTTTGCTGCACAAATGCCCGATAGCGTTCTTCACTCCGCTGTAGGGTTTGGGCTGCCTCCCGTCGCAGTTGAGCCAGCTTCAACATAGCCTCCACCCTTACCAGCAGTTCCCGCGCCGAAAAGGGCTTGATCAAATAGTCGTCGGCTCCTGCTTCTAACCCTTCAATTTGAGCTTCTTCTCCAGCGCGAGCCGAAAGCATAATGATGGGCACTTCCCGAGTTTGGGGATCGGAACGGATCGCTTGCAATAAGCCAAACCCATCGAGGTTAGGCATCATGACATCCGTCAAAACCAAATCTGGAACTTGCCGCCTAATCGCAGACAGTGCTGCCACTCCATCTGATACCGCTTCCACCGCATACTGCTGATTGAGCAACCGCCTGACGTAATCCCGCATATCCGCGTTGTCATCAGCCAGGACAATGCGAGGCATCTGAGGGTTATTGGCGGAGCGTTCTTGTGGGGAGTAGGTTGTGGTTTGAATTGCCGATTGAGGAGTTAACTCGCGACTCAAAGCTAACTCAGAATCATTCTCCGGCAACCAACGCAGGGCTTCTTCTAAGTAGGAATTTGCGCCCAAGGCGGTTGAAGCTAGCGTGCGATTGGCACTCATTCGCTCTGGAGGTAAATGAGCGATTCCCGTGGGGATGGAGACGGTGAAACAGGTGCCTGCTCCTTCGATGCTGGAGACGTGGATTGTACCTTGATGCAGCTTAGTGAGTTCTTGAACGAGAGATAAGCCAATGCCCGATCCCTCAATGCTGCGTCCTTGCGCCCCTTCAACCCGATGGAAACGTTCAAACAGGTGTGGGAGTTCTGCTGAGGGAATGCCAATCCCTGTATCTTGTACGGTTAAATGAACCCGATCGTTTGCCCATTGCAAGCTCACCGCAATTTCGCCTGCAAAGGTGAATTTAAAGGCGTTGGACAGCAGGTTGAGAACGATTTTCTCCCACATTTCGCGATCGACATACACCGCCTCTGGCAAGGGCGGACAATTGACGATCAGTCGTAAATTGGCGCGTTCGATCGCCGAACGAAACACTGATGCTAGGTCTGCGGTAAAGGCAGCTAAATCTGTCGGTTCGTAGGATGCCTGCACTCGTCCGGCTTCAATGCGGGAGAAGTCGAGGAGGGTATTGACTAGCTTCAGCAATCGCAACCCGTTGCGCTGTATGAGTTGGAGTTGTTCTTTAAGGGTAGATGGGGGAATG
Encoded here:
- a CDS encoding ATP-binding protein, with the translated sequence MTEHHQAVEQLFAGNSEMARRMRSLDWSQTRLGSIETWPQSLRSALSICLNSRFPIAIYWGTDFLLLYNDAWRPIVGDKHPWALGRPGREVWSEIWDDIGPELAEVLATGEGTFHHDELLAMHRFGYTEECFFEYTFNPIQGEGGRVDGVFNIVTETTYRVLNDRRARLLRELASKTGSAKTAEEACALMVEMLKSDPADIPLALLYLMEPDGKTVRLCGSIHVDVDRAIAPEAIALTTEITDPWSIAQVAQTSQPQTIANLVERFGILPGSPWPEPPQEAIVLPISATGQGKVTGVLVAVASPRRRLNDNYCNFFNQVAGQIAMAIANARSYEQERQRAEQLAELDRAKTVFFSNVSHEFRTPVTLMLSPLEEALASVEQWERASSPLEAIPPSTLKEQLQLIQRNGLRLLKLVNTLLDFSRIEAGRVQASYEPTDLAAFTADLASVFRSAIERANLRLIVNCPPLPEAVYVDREMWEKIVLNLLSNAFKFTFAGEIAVSLQWANDRVHLTVQDTGIGIPSAELPHLFERFHRVEGAQGRSIEGSGIGLSLVQELTKLHQGTIHVSSIEGAGTCFTVSIPTGIAHLPPERMSANRTLASTALGANSYLEEALRWLPENDSELALSRELTPQSAIQTTTYSPQERSANNPQMPRIVLADDNADMRDYVRRLLNQQYAVEAVSDGVAALSAIRRQVPDLVLTDVMMPNLDGFGLLQAIRSDPQTREVPIIMLSARAGEEAQIEGLEAGADDYLIKPFSARELLVRVEAMLKLAQLRREAAQTLQRSEERYRAFVQQSSEGIWRFEVEPPLSIGDSEEEQIQHLYQYAYLAECNQLVAQMYGVASVGDLIGMRLIDFLLPSNPRNLEYLRAFIRADYRLADAESYEVDCQGNPKIFLNNLIGIVEDGKLVRAWGTQRDITDRKRTELNAQFLNQLDRRLRQLSSAKAMAGEAIAMLGEHLNVDRCQWDRIYWSQGVVMVEQDWCKQDLPSLVGIYQISDMMLPDLVDLFRQGQLAVAADVTTYPHTAPFADNLLSLGIHAFIAVPCVYEGNWVATLAAHSKTTRNWQADEVALLKEFVTRLWSLIEHTRAIDELHQSEAELRHLANAMPQIVWISRADGFLEFINDRWIEYTGLDLEQSRDRTLMERMIPLEDSQQLQADFAQALETRSSYQSQFRFIQPDGSYRYFLARATPIKDEYGQIRKWYGTSTDITELKQLEAERTRLLIQEKAAREEAERANRIKDEFLAVLSHELRSPLNPILGWAKLLQSGRLDEARTKQALATIERNAKLQSELIEDLLDVSRILQGKLSLTSHSVNLASTISAAIETVRLAAEAKSIEIETRLEPEVGLVLGDATRLQQGVWNLLSNAVKFTPNGGRVTVRLEQVDTQAQIVVSDTGRGISPDFLPHVFDYFRQADSATTRRFGGLGLGLAIVRHLVELHGGTIQADSAGEGLGATFTLRLPLISAPPKVNQDAQLWRQSLNLNGVQILIVDDETDTRDFITFALEQAGATVTAVSSASEAIAALSHSQPNILVSDIGMPDIDGYMLMRQIRALPPEQGGQVQAIALTAYAGESDAQQAMAVGFQQHIAKPVEPEVLIRTIVTLLEQKD